In Bubalus bubalis isolate 160015118507 breed Murrah chromosome 3, NDDB_SH_1, whole genome shotgun sequence, a genomic segment contains:
- the TMEM215 gene encoding transmembrane protein 215, whose translation MRPDDINPRTGLVVALVSVFLVFGFMFTVSGMKGETLGNIPLLAIGPAICLPGIAAIALARKTEGCTKWPENELLWVRKLPCFRKPKDKEVVELLRTPSDLESGKGSSDELAKKAGLRGKPSLQGQGELPMASSITTPTPMEEGECQSPGQSGRREETSRYLDGYCPSGSSLTYSALDAKCSAWDRSEHPEPEDSIFFVPQDSIIVCSYKQNSPYDRYCCYINQSQGRWDHETIV comes from the coding sequence ATGCGGCCCGATGACATCAACCCGAGGACTGGGCTGGTTGTGGCCCTGGTCAGTGTCTTCCTGGTCTTTGGCTTCATGTTCACCGTCTCTGGGATGAAAGGAGAGACTCTGGGGAACATCCCCCTCCTGGCCATAGGGCCCGCCATCTGCCTGCCAGGCATTGCGGCCATTGCCCTGGCCAGGAAAACCGAGGGCTGCACCAAGTGGCCCGAGAATGAGCTGCTGTGGGTCCGAAAGTTGCCTTGCTTCCGGAAACCCAAGGACAAGGAGGTGGTGGAACTGCTGAGGACCCCTTCAGACCTGGAGTCAGGCAAGGGGAGTTCAGATGAGCTGGCTAAGAAGGCGGGCCTCAGGGGGAAGCCTTCCCTCCAAGGGCAGGGCGAGTTGCCTATGGCCAGCTCCATCACCACCCCCACACCCATGGAGGAAGGAGAATGCCAGAGCCCTGGCCAGAGCGGGCGTCGGGAGGAGACGTCCAGATACTTGGATGGCTACTGTCCCTCGGGCAGCTCCCTCACCTACAGTGCCTTGGATGCCAAGTGCTCAGCCTGGGACAGGTCTGAGCATCCTGAGCCCGAGGATAGCATCTTCTTCGTGCCCCAGGACAGTATCATCGTTTGCTCCTACAAGCAGAACAGCCCCTATGACAGATACTGTTGTTACATCAATCAGAGCCAAGGCAGGTGGGACCACGAGACGATAGTCTAA